In one Gossypium hirsutum isolate 1008001.06 chromosome D09, Gossypium_hirsutum_v2.1, whole genome shotgun sequence genomic region, the following are encoded:
- the LOC107941174 gene encoding uncharacterized protein, producing MAKMMEMMTALVKGKRPMQSPDVVEPPQTRANQDPLYPPGFTPPHVHAMQRGYPQREPTGLEQHPAPSAHLGQEMFVSNPGANLSDPIVPDLDDPVDVARLRIDDNNAQDKYRILEERIKAVEGTEVFSALSVKELSLVPDLVLPPKFKAPDFEKYDGTRCPKAHLIMFCRKMTGYVNDDKLLVHCFQGSLAGSALRWYNQLSRKRIRSWKDLASAFCEQYRNVSDMVEPLLTKTEITVLFINTLKPPFYDKLVGNATKDFADIVISGELIENAVKSGRMEGPESSKRAVPAKKKEAEAHMVGTESHSAPNSYPAQPRPHYRPPSNFYFPPQGSYYQAPPSYPVYAVNNPRPFTVFPPNTMPAQSQPKNEPRSARPNPERPQFTPIPVSYGELYPKLLEKQLISPHYMVPLKPPYPKWYDPNANCMYHAGNQRHSTENCIAFKRRVQGLVDTGVLRFDGVSNVTENPLPNHTGGNVNAVTNEDNW from the exons atggctaaaatgatggaaatgatgaCGGCCTTGGTCAAAGGAAAGAGACCTATGCAGAGTCCTGATGTCGTAGAGCCACCTCAGACAAGAGCTAATCAAGACCCACTTTATCCCCCAGGATTTACTCCACCTCATGTCCACGCAATGCAACGAGGATACCCCCAAAGGGAACCTACAGGCCTAGAACAACATCCTGCTCCATCTGCTCATTTAGGACAAGAAATGTTTGTATCGAACCCTGGGGCTAATCTCTCAGATCCAATTGTTCCAGACTTAGATGATCCTGTAGATGTAGCAAGGCTGAGAATTGATGACAATAATGCTCAAGATAAGTATAGGATCCTGGAAGAGAGGATCAAGGCAGTAGAAGGCACTGAAGTTTTCTCTGCTTTGAGTGtcaaagagctcagtttggtacctgatttGGTCCTACCCCCAAAATTCAAGGCGCcagattttgagaagtatgacGGAACAAGATGTCCAAAGGCGCATCTGATCATGTTTTGCCGAAAGATGACTGGTTATGTAAATGATGATAAATTGTTAGTACACTGCTTTCAAGGTAGTTTGGCTGGCTCGGCTCTTCGATGGTATAATCAGCTCAGTAGAAAGAGAATTCGATCATGGAAGGATTTGGCATCAGCATTCTGTGAGCAATATAGGAATGTCTCGGATATG GTGGAGCCCTTGTTAACTAAGACAGAGATAACAGTTCTCTTCATCAATACTCTGAAACCGCCGTTTTACGATAAATTGGTAGGAAATGCCACAAAAGACTTTgcagatattgtaatatctggggAACTTATTGAAAATGCCGTCAAAAGCGGGAGAATGGAGGGCCCTGAGAGTTCGAAGAGGGCAGTTCCCGCAAAGAAAAAGGAGGCAGAGGCCCATATGGTTGGAACCGAGAGCCACTCTGCCCCCAATTCGTATCCCGCCCAACCACGACCTCATTATCGTCCACCTTCAAACTTCTACTTTCCTCCTCAAGGTTCTTACTATCAAGCACCTCCGTCTTATCCCGTTTATGCTGTGAATAACCCAAGACCATTCACCGTGTTCCCACCAAACACCATGCCTGCACAAAGCCAACCCAAAAATGAACCAAGATCAGCAAGACCCAATCCTGAAAGACCTCAGTTTACTCCAATTCCTGTATCATATGGAGAGTTATACCCGAAGCTGTTGGAAAAACAGTTAATATCCCCACATTACATGGTACCTCTGAAGCCTCCATACCCGAAGTGGTATGATCCTAACGCTAACTGCATGTATCACGCTGGGAATCAGAGACACTCTACAGAAAACTGCATTGCTTTTAAAAGAAGGGTTCAAGGTCTTGTTGATACCGGCGTTTTACGATTCGACGGTGTTAGCAACGTGACGGAAAATCCTCTTCCTAACCATACTGGCGGGAATGTAAATGCGGTAACAAACGAAGACAATTGGTGA